The sequence GCATCAACCTCCCCTTTCGTTGAGACCCCCAGACCTTCGCTCTACAGGGGGCcacctatatataaatatgtaaaggaATCCCTTTTAGAGTAATTGATACTTGGAAGGACTCATCTATACAAAGTAACCAGAGAAACATTCCTCTGatacataataaatagtaaACCTCTATGAAGAAAGATATGTCAAGggttttagattgtaagcctgcgagcCAAGCCCTATGgatctaatgtatcggtttgtcttagcctgtcagttctagtttcgtcagaccctttgaatgtagggactcaAAGCGGGgctgcgggaattgttggcgctatataaataaatatataataataaaaattaaagaaatataataataaacaaatcatAATCATGaatacaataattataattaaatagatacataaaaatgaataaaaaaaaatagtattagtataatatatattataataaaaatatttaaataataaatgaataaaataattataattaaataaaaatgaataaaataaaataataatatatataatataataaaataatcacaaataatgaataaaataattataattaaataaatatcaaataaataaataataatgaataaaataattaaataataatgaatataataataataataataataataataaatggttcGTTTAAAGTTTGCCGCCAGGCCTCTGGTTGTTCTCTTTGTAATAATCACAGTAGGCAGAAGAGGTTGCAGGAAGGGCAATTAAACTCTATTACCCCTGGGCCACAAGTTTACTGCCCCTCTGCCAatcccatatatttttattgcgcTAATCAACTcctaatgtataatttaaatgtaattcgcCTCCCACCCCGGGGGATTTGCTTTCTTGGCCGCCGCTAAGGcttgaaaaataatgtaataaatcatCGATATTACACAGCGTCGTGCATAAatcttcatttaaaaatgtcatttcccTATAAACACGTATTTAGCTCATTTTCCCATACAGTGTACGGGGCAGAGAGAGACatacatgcgcgggatagacatacggctcctgaatctaagacgagaccaacgactgtttaaggtttgagtcgttacagcaggagaaacgggcgactagacgggggccggatggggccgatctgcactTCTATGTTTGTTAGTAAAACACAAgtataaagaaaacagaacTCCAGATATAAACGAATCAGTTTGCGATCAATCAACAGAAGacagcaaaatgaaataaaaaatatccccgtctagacagaaaaacaaaaaaacgcgaCTATTAAAGTCCGGTGACCTGCGAGGCGGGACTGTAATCAGCCCATAAACAACCCGAAGCCTCCTCTGTCGGGAAGCGGATGAATGTCGACTTCTGTAAATGAATCTCTTTCCTGACTTTTCTAGAACCAGATAACCTGACACTCGACAGCAACTACCTGTCCCTATAAGTAGCCGGGGCGGACTGATactctgatttaactatacattatacaggggccggtcactgatttatctatacattatacaggggccggtcactgatttaactatatattatccaggggccggtcactgttttatctatatattatacagggggccggtcactgttttatctatacattatacagggggccggctcagtgatttatctatacattatacaggggccggctcgctgatttatctatacattatacaggggccagtcactgatttatctatacattatacaggggccggtcactgatttatctatacattatacagggggccgctcgctgatttatctatacattatacaggggccggtcactgatttatctatacattatacaggggccggtcactgatttatctatacattatacaggggccggctcgctgatttatctatacattatacaggggccggctcgctgatttatctatacattatacagggggggcggtcactgatttaactatacattatacagggggccggctcgctgatttatctatacattatacagggggccggtcactgatttatctatacattatacagggggccggctcagtgatttatctatacattatacagggggccggctgactgatttatctatacattatacaggggccggctcactgatttatctatacattatacaggggccggctcactgatttatctatacattatacaggggccggctcactgatttatctatacattatacagggttcggtcactgatttatctatacattatacagggggccggtcactgatttatctatacattacacagggccggctcactgatttatctatacattatacaggggccggtcactgatttatctatacattatacagggggccggtcactgatttatctatacattatacagggggccagtcactgatttatctatacattatacaggggccggtcactgatttatctatacattacacagggccggctcactgatttatctatacattatacagggggccggctcactgatttatctatacattatacagggggccagtcactgatttatctatacattatacaggggccggtcactgatttatctatacattatacagggggccagtcactgatttatctatacattatacagggggccagtcacagatttatctatacattatacagggggccagtcactgatttatctatacattatacagggggacggtcactgatttatctatacattatacagggggccagtcactgatttatctatacattatacaggagggTTTCGTGCCGATCTCTGCAGGGTCTGAGCCGCCCGGGAGCTGGATGAAGTTCAGTTCATTGTCGGAGCAGTTGATCCTTTCCAGATATTGATCCCCAGCGGAGGGGGCCTCGTGCCGATGAGCGGCCATTAATCAGAGCGCTAATAACTCCAAGGGGGGGGGTCAGGAAGGCTGTTGTGATTTAACCCCCTGACTGCCAGAAGGGTGCGCAACACCTGGATTTGTATCAAGCACTCAATGGGTTATTGCgggtattttaacttttctcgTCCCCGTCCTGCGGAGACATCAGAATCATACAACCTGCTGgcggatcggcccccatccggcccccgtctagtcgcccgtttctcctgctgtaaagactcaaaccttaatcagtcgttggtctgtAACCCAAAATTGTTctttgtatgggggggggggcgcagtaTTTCTTTGCCAAAACTGACTTATTGGGGGTCTGGCTGCCATTTCTGCAACTTTACCAGTTaaagataatacaaaaaaaaagggcaaataTTGGTTACATTAACCATATGGGTGCCACGGGGGGGGTATGGTACACAAAGggttacaaaatgtttatttagttTACACCGAACTTTTGTGATGGAGAATTTGACAGCCAACCTTCCtggggtagaaaaaaaaaataatgaaaatcttgaaatatatttttgatgtaAAAGGGGTTTGTTAACGTTTTTGTTGtaaattgttgttttgttttaaccacTTGTGTGCCGGGGATTTAGCATAAAACTAAAACcaagaatgggaaaaaaaactggcatttggagtttttttttgttttgggatttttttttagacaatttggaggatttttttaaaaaataaagaaaaataccccAACCTGCTGCAGAACATCGTGGGAATCAAAGTGACACTAAATGCCTCTTGGTCcacagaacaataaaaaaagcgATAATTGCCTGCGGGGGGGGGTTGAAGAGGCTCTGCAGCAGCTGAGACATACTGCATTCTTTGCCCCGCACCCTCCTATATGCAGATCGGAgcccttttgcccccccctttggGAGATGGCATTTGCCCCTTTAAACCCCAAGACACGTGGAAAGAGTGAAATCCACCTACCAGCAGAGGTGACCAGCAGGTGAAGAGCACGCACATGATGCCCATGAGCTGGATGACGGTCTCCATGGTGATTCTCTCCCACTGCTTGCTGCCCTGGGAGGTCGATCTCCGGCTCCTGCCCCGGCTCACCAGGGCGGTAATAGTGGCCACGTTGCAGCTGAAGGTGACCAGAAGGGACAGCAGCCCCAGGCAGGCGAAGGTGGAGGCGAAGATCAGGTTCCCGGCGGAGGTGGGCTCTGTGCTGATGAAGCACCAGGTGCCCGGCCACTGCAGGGTGTATTGCCCCAGCCCCAGCAGGGGCAGCAGGGAGAAGCAGAGCCCCCCGGCCCAGATACTCAGCAGCACCGTGCAGGTGGCTCGGGTGCCCATGTGGCTGGAGTACCAGTGGGGGCTCCGCACCGCCAGGGTCCGCTCCACGGCCACGGCCACGGCGATCAGCAGGGGGCACAGGCCGAACGTGCTCATGCTCACCCCGAAGAAGGCGCACAGGTGCCCCGAGGGGTCCACGCGGGACCAGCGCCTGCCCGACACGTACACGGAGATCACGATGGGGCTGGTGAGGAGCTGCCCGGTGAAGTCGGTCGCGGCCAGGGCTCCGATGCCCAGCAGGAACGAGTGTTTCCGTTTACTGGACTTTCTCCGGTACGTCCGGAAGATGAGCCCCGCGGCCAGCGCATTGCCCAGCAGCCCCGCCAGCATCATGGCCAGGGGGAAAGCCACGGACACCGAGCCGCTGTCCTCCTGcccccggctgctgctgctgttgttgcCCCGGGTCCCCTCCCTGAGCACGTTGGACATGTTCGGGTCCCACATCCTCCTGCCCTCATGGTGCGCCGGGAACCCCGCACTCCTGCCTCTACCGGCTCGGGATGGGGCAGGACACCTGCTGGACGAGCCGCTTTATACCCGGAGAGGAGAGGCGGCTCCACCCGCACGTCACTGACACCCCGCACGGGAGGGGGCacggggcagagagggggggggaaggGGCAAAGAGAGTGAAAGGGGAGGGACAGGGGGCATGgggcaaaaagaaagagggcaCTAGAGAAGAGTGCAAGAGACAAAAGACAGAGGGGGGATACggagtaaagaaaaaaagggcacTAGGACAGAGTGCTAGGGACAAAGATAGTGAGAGAGGGCAAAAGAGGAACGGGTGGCACGGAGTAAAGAGATGGAGGGGGCACGGATTCTAGAGTAAGGCAAAGAGAGTGAAAGGGGGATGGACAGGGGGCATGgggcaaaaagaaagagggcaCTAGGAAAGAGTGTAAGGGGACACGGAGTAAAGAGAAGGGGGCACAGGGCAGTGGAGAGGGGACGCAGCACTAAGACAGGGTGCAAGGCGcaaagaaagtgtgagagggggcAAAAGAGGGAGCGGGGGCACggggtaaagagaaagaggcaCAGGGCAGTGGAGAGGGGACGCAGCACTAAGACAGGGTGCAAGGCGcaaagaaagtgtgagagggggcacggggtaaagagaaagagggcAAAGGGCACTAAGACAGAGTGTTGGGGCAAAGATAGTGAGTGAGGGGCAAAAGAGGAACAGGTGGCACGGAGTAAAGAGGTGGAGTGGCAGTGCAGAGAGAGGGTGGGCGCAGGTTAGTGAGTGAGGGGCGCGAGgcaaagagagagaagggatagTGGGTTTATTTACAGGTAATTGGGGCAATTGGAAGCAGGGACAGGCAGTGGGGGGCAGTTTATTCCCTCCCCGGTTTCTCTGTCGGTTGTAAATTTAAACTCCTGTTACCTTTAAAATCCAATTTAGTAAAACCAGCCCACTGTGTCCCAAGAGCTCACACTCTGCGCTTAGTGCCCCGGCCGGCCCCCTGGGGGGCAGATGAAGCTCCACCTGTTGCGGACACAAACCGTGGGATAAAGTCGGGCTGTTTGCCGCGGAGCTGCAGCGACATCTAGCGGTGACTTCGCGTAATTACCGCACGCAAGGACACCGTAAAACCTTTAAAATCAATGAATGAAATCAGCCGAATTTATTATTCCATTTATTAAAGATCGACGGGTTTAATATATTCCTCTCAAATGAGTCCCGCACCGGTCATAACAATTTACAGACCCAAAGCAGAAATCCCGCAAATTATCCTAAAAACCCTgcattataacaaaaaatatgagGAAGGCTGTTTTTTCAGCTATTCGCTGGTTAGTATATAGGATTATACATATACGCTGTCCTAAACAGTCCCGGACCAGCCATCAGGAAAATGCCCAGCCGCAGGCCGGACCGCTCCATGGTGGCATATCGGGTGCTGCCCGTCTGCCGCACCACGTGAGCATTAATAACATAGCACGTGGCTGCGGATATCCAGCCTTTCGGTCCTTAgacggccgctggccttaaagtgccgggatGTCCTCGTCATCACTAGTCTGGCTCTAAGTGCCAGCAGATGTATAGATTAAAAGCATATTCCTGTTTTTGGCCGCTTGCGGCTAACGGCTGCGCATGAACGCGTAAAGGCTTGAGCCGGCACAATGTATGGGTAAAAGTTCTCTGGCATTTTTAATGGCGGGTGCACTTTAAgaactaaaaataattaaaaaaattagtagAGAAATAAAGGTTTTCCGTGTAATCGGAGCACCTGCTGTTTTTTATAATTACTGCAGTGAATGTGTATGCGGCGGGGGCGGGGGATGGGAACGCATCACCTCTCTATTtaatcaaaaggaaaaaaagccaACAGGTTAATAATATTTTGCAACAAACAATTAAACTTTAAGCATTCAGTGATGGTTTAGTTTGGCGGTTCGTCCGattgatatggaagaaaatCGAGGGTAAATATGAAATCAGAGGTATAAATAGGCGGCAGGTCCTGGAAGAGATTTGTGTAAATAGCGGTTACGGTCAGACAACGCGCCCGCGTGCCAAGTGAGAGCCGGCACCAGGCACTATTCAAATACCCCACGAGAATCGCCCGAGTGCCCTTGAGATGTTCGGGAAAGAAGTGTACGGAGCAAATAAAATTGTTTGGAATCCAGGGAACGGCGCCCTACCAGCCGGGGTGGAACTTGGTGCAAGAGGGTATTTAACAGTTTATAGAAACAGAACCTGCCGTCAAattggccccatccggcccccgtcaagtcgcctgtttctcctgctgtaaagactcaaaccttaatcactcaggagccgtatgtctatcccatgcacgtttaataccctcactgtattaccctctaccacttctgctgggaggctaatCAGCCacttccagctacaatagtctccgctggatttctgatccttcgtgttattttaatggacaaaaccatccaattctttcaaaaacaaggacatttccaagtgaccccaaacttttgagcggCAGTGTATGTATTCTATCTACATACACATAGCACTTTTAGGCtggtgtaaataaaatgctgtaaagtatgttttttttttttaaaaaagttaaaatgcaaAGTTAGCGAACAGAATAAAAAGGATATTTGGTGCGAGTGCCGTTTGGATTCAAAACAGCGACTGGTGGGGTTCATGAGCAGGTGacatcaatgccaacattttgtCTCTGAAACATACGACAGAACCCTGACAAagtgtttccatggaaacgtTTTTTGCCCCCTTGCATACTACCTCCCCGGGGAAGCATGTAGTGCTTTTTGAAACGTagccctctagattgtaagctcctgggagcagtgccctcctcacctgtttccgTAAGTCAagttgttatatactacttatgtaCCCAagcgccatataaaacaatacgcATTCAGGTGGCGGCTTGATGAACCCACGCAAATTACACatctttttccccccagaatagagctttcatttgaaaccatagaaacatacaaaaaataatcattgtGATTGCTAGTacgtaaaaacacaaaaacaatttaGCTGTTTTCTTAGAATTTCTTCTACAGTTTACGTGCTTCTGTTGAACATTGTTTCAAATGTATGTTCTGCAACTTGACAGGCATaccccacattttttttaaattttaggtTCTCATCCCTTACAAAGTACCCCATAGGGTAGTAATTTTAATAGTTATGGCATAATGGGTTTAGGGGTAGTAAACAGAAGCAGGGGGTTATacttagggcaatgggatgtttttttttggggggggtggatAGAGATCCCTCAAATGTTTTTATGCCAGTGATGTTATGACAGACGACCTTCTGATCGATGTTGCAATCTTTACTGTGAGTGTCGGTAGCCATTACAAGCAATCCGCCAGCCGGAAGCCAGCGATGCTGTCAAACAGCAGCCCGAGATGTCCCTGCCGCCGCAATAAAGTCAGGATGTAAATATAAGTCCTCAATGGCTTTATTAAATGCTTTTTAAGACGTACATGTACGTCCAAAGGGGACTGAAGGTTAACCACCCACAACATGTGCTTTTCGTTTCTCAACATACATCACGCAGTACCGATGCTTATCATGGGCAAGGCTGCCTGCCCCGATAACTTGCACACCGTCATGCATTACGGGAACTTGGTGTTTATTACCCAGACAACACAGAAACAGAGATAGCTGGGTACAGGTaagtttttatttacatattctctacagaagaaaaggaagaaaaaaaaaaaagaaaacaaaaaacaaaacaccatcCTAAAATGAATTACGTTTTTTTGCTAATCCTCAcccccccaataaaaaaaaaaaaaaaaattgcgttTCCAAACAAATGCTTGTTTCTCATTTGTAATAGAATGATAAAAACGCTCACCTGGTCTGCACACATTTGTATACAAAACGGATTACTGGTAACTTCTAGCAACACGCAGTTTAGATGTTCAgcacatattttaaattgtagaaattatttttaatttcataagAAAACTAGCACTGATACAATTATGGTTCGAGCGACGGTtacattcaagaaaaaaatacatgagtTTTGCAGGGAAACCTTCATTGGGcgcagaaaagaaaaattggGATCACTCTTAAACTTTTAAATCTCTGGAGGCACGAGTCTAAAGAACGGACACATGATGTATAACACATAAGCCTTGTCCTCGCCAGATAATACTCACCTTGTCATATCGCTGCAGAACCTCTTTCGGAGATAAGTGTGTCTATTGGATTATCAGATTTTACTTATGGGGACTAAATGGAAATTTAAGCCACAAGTGTTGCGAAGGTAGGAGACACATCCGTGTATTTATTAAACGTGACTAAaagatggaagaagatggaaaaacacaaaaaaaaaaaatccgagtCCATGCCTacccatttaaaaataaacattttagggaaaaacataattgtatataaaaagcCAAAAATGATTGCACGATTGGTTTCACGCCCTATCCCGTGTACCACTGCGCTACTtctgaaaagaaaatacactGCGGTTGTAGAAGAGGAAGCACGAACACGCACCTCTATTGGTGACAGATccccaccccccaccccactgcggataacacttttttttttttaaattcagattttTGCCACATGCAATACACGGGGGTCTGCACAATTTctcctaaatttttttttattgtttcctttTGGAAGTTGAGGAACGGGAGCCGGAATGGGACGATCCAGATGATGACCCGCGACGTCTGCAAAACAAAAATTCAGAAGGTCTGAACGGGATCATGAGAAAGACTAAACTGTTACATGCGTggaattatatacatatatccctGTGTAAAAGGTTTCTATTGGTTGCGTTTGGGTTTCAAAAGCAGGGGGCTTTTCAACACTGAATGACGTTCTAGTTTTAGAACCCGATTGTTGCATATGATACAGTACACGGAACTTCACATACATGTAGGTGGAGAACAGTCAAATATCAGATGTCTTAAGATGTCAAATTCACTCTATATCAATAAATGTGAGCCCCCCCAAGCTACCTAATACAAACTAACATTCACCCGACCCCCTTTCTAATTCCACAGTAACCCAAACCTTTCTGGAGACCGGGATCTTGATCGTCTTTTTTTGCGCCCCCCAGATGAAGATCTAGAGCGACTTCTCTTCTTGCTCTTCTCGGGAGACGATGAAGAACGGGAACTTCTGTGCGACCGTTTTCTCGGGGATGGGGAGCCCTTTTGGGACCTGGAGCTGGATCTTTATTGATTAAAAACGAAGAGGATTTAATGCAGGAGACTCTGGACTCAGCAAGCGGGTCACAGAACAAGCTTCAGCATTTCAGATACATTCcaccaaaatacataaaagaaaaccaaaatacacaaagatTTGCGTTGGAAAATATGGAAGCGGGAAGGCATCCAAAATACCCTATTACCACCAATAAGGAGACATCAAATTGTGCCGCCAGCAACACCGCAAAAATCCACTAGccatttacattaaatatgtttttatgaagATTTGTTTCTACAGCCACTGGAAAATCTGTAATTACCATAAAAGGTAATTCCATAAAAGGACTCCGgaatcttaaatatattttaaattaaaaacatattaaaagaaaCTTACCGTTTGTCACCGTTTTCCTCCATTGCTTTTgagtcatttttttacataaatatttaagctATAATCGGGTTTgagggttttctttttaaaacatttcagcCTCTTAAGAAACAACAAAGTGGAATCactaaaatgattattttgattaaaaatgtaaagctaCAGATCCTGACCCTTGTCATTGGGGTAAAATAAATTGTTGGTTATGTCTTTACCCAAAACACAGCCACCCAGTGAAGCAAGTATAGCCCCAAAATCTATACATTGATAACAGTGCTTCAAAGCTACACAGTGAAAAGGTAACCAAGCCTAACGGAATCCTGGAACCAGTTCTCTCGTTCTCAGCGACAGAGAGAGGTACCCTTATTCACCTTGATTTCGACCCATGAGATCTAGAATTTTCTCTTGAGCTGGAGCGAGATCGTGATCTGGAGCTTGAAGAGCTTCTCGACCGGGATCTGAAAGAACATGGGGCATATTTTTCTAGTTCTGATGAACAAGGATCTGCAGTTTCAACAAAAACACATTGGAACAACCAAGCTTATCTGGAATAaatcatgaaataaaaagatCTTACATGTAATATAGccttaatataaaattaatacaaCTGCTTGAAGCATCCAATCAGCGGAAACAAATGTCAGACAACGGAGGACGACGGCTGcaacaattattgttttttgttgtatattaaaagtactcagagggttagggttactcacagagtacttgaATATACAGTGAGCCTGTCTAGGAAAATAAATCTGTTCCTTTAAAGGAcagcaataaacacacaaagcTAAAATAAAGCCCTGCTATGAAGTCATCCTGTTATAAACATGAAAGGAGACTTATAGCTCATCTGGGCCCTTCAGTGAAAATAGTATATTTTGGTAGTAGGGTTGTGGTATCCttgtaaaaagaaatgttattcAACAAGGACTGACTTGTATTTTAGGAAGACACACTGAATCGTAGATACAATACTGTGAGGAGCTCCAGGAGAGAAAATATCGCCAAAAAGATATCAAAACAATCAAATTTGCAATATATCACAATTGTCTAAGCTCATTCAAGAGGTAATACATTTAATAGAATAAATGGAAAATCAAGTAGATACTGACATTTTGCCTGGCTTTACCCTTGACCTGTACCCGTTTACCTGGACCCAGACCTTGAGCTTGTGTGGGAAGAGGAGTGTGAGGAACGGGAGTGAGACGGGGATTTCGATCTGCTGCTAGGTGGgggtttcttgtttttattatcGCCTTCATCTTCACTGGCATCGAGGTTGTATTTTGAGAGATCCCCATCTTCATCATCATCGTCCTCGTCATCATCGTCTTTCTTGTCTTtatcttcatcatcatcatcatcctaaAATCATTTCCAAGACAAGTTTGAGGATTGCTCATGGGAACGGTAAAGTGTGAAATAGATCTGTGTGCGTTGTCGTCCCAGGCAAGTTCTAAAAAAATACTCTGTTCTACCGTGGATGTGGCCCGTTAGCACCGGGTCTTCATTTGCTAACAAGCCTTGGATGACTAGTCAATCAAGGTAATGCTTCATAGCCCTATAATGTGCTTTACAATATTAACAAATCAATTTAAACTCTGGAAATGTACTTCAGCTAAAGGGAGGTCTTAACCAATACATCCATCTATAAGCAATATAAATTTGCTGCAAACTAGTAACACTCATTTTAGGTTTGATGTTAAGTTAAGacttaatttgaaaaatatatacacagactAATCCTaccattcaaaggtttggggtcacttggaaaacaatacaatttctggctgtaacataattgcaaaagggttttctgacAGTCAATTAgagtttt is a genomic window of Spea bombifrons isolate aSpeBom1 chromosome 6, aSpeBom1.2.pri, whole genome shotgun sequence containing:
- the ZRANB2 gene encoding zinc finger Ran-binding domain-containing protein 2 isoform X1 — protein: MSTKNFRVSDGDWICPDKKCGNVNFARRTSCNRCGREKTTDAKMMKAGGTEIGKTLAEKSRGLFSANDWQCKTCGNVNWARRSECNMCNTPKYAKLEERTGYGGGFNERENVEYIEREESDGEYDEFGRKKKKYRGKPPASKSILKGTEKESEIEEEEDDEDADLSKYKLDDDDDDDEDKDKKDDDDEDDDDEDGDLSKYNLDASEDEGDNKNKKPPPSSRSKSPSHSRSSHSSSHTSSRSGSRSRSRSSSSSRSRSRSSSRENSRSHGSKSRSSSRSQKGSPSPRKRSHRSSRSSSSPEKSKKRSRSRSSSGGRKKRRSRSRSPERRRGSSSGSSHSGSRSSTSKRKQ
- the ZRANB2 gene encoding zinc finger Ran-binding domain-containing protein 2 isoform X2 encodes the protein MSTKNFRVSDGDWICPDKKCGNVNFARRTSCNRCGREKTTDAKMMKAGGTEIGKTLAEKSRGLFSANDWQCKTCGNVNWARRSECNMCNTPKYAKLEERTGYGGGFNERENVEYIEREESDGEYDEFGRKKKKYRGKPPASKSILKGTEKESEIEEEEDDEDADLSKYKLDDDDDDDEDKDKKDDDDEDDDDEDGDLSKYNLDASEDEGDNKNKKPPPSSRSKSPSHSRSSHSSSHTSSRSRSRSSSSSRSRSRSSSRENSRSHGSKSRSSSRSQKGSPSPRKRSHRSSRSSSSPEKSKKRSRSRSSSGGRKKRRSRSRSPERRRGSSSGSSHSGSRSSTSKRKQ
- the PTGER3 gene encoding prostaglandin E2 receptor EP3 subtype encodes the protein MWDPNMSNVLREGTRGNNSSSSRGQEDSGSVSVAFPLAMMLAGLLGNALAAGLIFRTYRRKSSKRKHSFLLGIGALAATDFTGQLLTSPIVISVYVSGRRWSRVDPSGHLCAFFGVSMSTFGLCPLLIAVAVAVERTLAVRSPHWYSSHMGTRATCTVLLSIWAGGLCFSLLPLLGLGQYTLQWPGTWCFISTEPTSAGNLIFASTFACLGLLSLLVTFSCNVATITALVSRGRSRRSTSQGSKQWERITMETVIQLMGIMCVLFTCWSPLLVIMLKMIANHTSVERCGIPAQGFEAQKDCNFFLTAIRLASLNQILDPWVYLLLRKILLRKFCQVANAVSSCSNDALKEPPMILTADVKPDG